TTGCGAACGGGGCGTCTCGTTCGGCTACAACAATCTTGTCTCGGACATGCGCTCGTTGGCGATCATGCGCGAGACCGGTGCTCCGGTCGTGTTCGATGCCACGCACTCGGTGCAGTTGCCCGGCGGTCAGGGCACCAGCTCGGGCGGTCAGCGCGAGTTTGTGCCGGTGCTCTCGCGCGCGGCGGTGGCCGTGGGCGTTTCGGGCCTGTTCATGGAGACACATCCGGATCCGGCGTGCGCGCTCTCGGATGGCCCGAATGCCGTGCCGCTCGGGCGCATGCGAGAGCTGCTCACCACGCTCAAGACCATTGACGCAGCGGTGAAGCAGGGCGAGTTCCTGGAAAATAATTTCAACTGAAATGAGACACGCCGTCCTGGGGCCACTATCAGCACGCCCACAGGACGGGTATAGCGCTCGGACGCCTTGGCAGCACCGCGTCGAGTCGTTAAGCTTGTCGCGCAGCGGTTCTCAATGGCCGCCGCGAGGGCGAGTACCCGAGGAGATGCCCGCGTGCCGTACGCCGAGCGCACCGTCGACATCGATGTTATCCCACAGGCCGCCGTGCCTCATTTCGAGGCGCCGTTGTTCCCCCGTCCACGTATTGCCCCGCCGGTGCGCGCACACGATGCGCAGCATCGGTACCCACGTCAGGATTCGGCACGCTGCCGCTTCGAGTTCGGCGTCCGGCGTGCGAGCGGCAGATCACGGACGGGATGGCGGCGCGAAGCAGGTTCCCTTTAGCGTTTTTGTCTTATAGATACCGAGGAATACATGAGTGCAATCGTAGATATCATCGGGCGCGAAGTGCTGGACTCGCGCGGCAATCCGACGGTCGAGTGCGACGTGCTGCTGGAGTCGGGGGTGATGGGCCGCGCGGCAGTGCCGTCGGGCGCGTCGACCGGCTCGCGTGAAGCGATCGAACTGCGTGACGGCGACAAGTCGCGCTACCTTGGCAAGGGGGTGCAGAAAGCTGTCGAGCACATCAATACCGAAATTTCGGAAGCCATCATGGGCCTGGATGCCGCCGAGCAGGCCTTCCTGGACAAGACCCTGATCGAACTCGACGGCACCGACAACAAGTCGCGTCTTGGCGCGAACGCCATGCTGGCCGTGTCGATGGCAGTTGCGAAGGCTGCGGCCGAAGAGGCGGGCCTGCCGCTGTACCGCTACTTCGGCGGCTCGGGCGCGATGCAAATGCCGGTGCCGATGATGAACATCGTCAACGGCGGCGCCCACGCCAACAACAGCCTCGACATCCAGGAATTCATGGTGATGCCGGTCGGTCAGTCGAGCTTCCGTGAGGCTCTGCGCTGCGGTGCCGAGATCTTCCACGCGCTCAAGAAGCTGATTGCCGACAAGGGCATGAGCACGGCCGTGGGCGACGAAGGCGGTTTCGCACCGAACTTCGCCTCGAACGAGGAATGCCTCACGACGATCCAGCAAGCCGTGGAGAACGCCGGCTACCGCCTGGGCGACGACGTGCTGCTCGCACTCGACTGCGCATCGACGGAATTCTTCAAGAACGGCAAGTACGAACTCGCGGGCGAAGGCCTGTCGCTGAGTTCGGAAGAGTTCGCCGACTACCTGGCGAATCTGTGCGACAAGTTCCCGATCGTCTCGATCGAAGACGGCATGTCGGAAGACGACTGGGCCGGCTGGAAGATCCTGACGGACAAGCTGGGCAAGAAGGTGCAACTGGTTGGCGACGATCTGTTCGTGACCAACACGAAGATCCTGAAGCAAGGTATCGAGCAAGGCGTGGCCAACTCGATCCTCATCAAGATCAACCAGATCGGCACGCTGACCGAGACTTTCGCTGCTATCGAAATGGCCAAGCGTGCGGGTTACACGGCTGTGGTGTCACACCGTTCGGGCGAAACCGAGGATTCGACGATTGCCGATATCGCGGTGGGCACCAACGCCGGTCAGATCAAGACCGGTTCGCTCTCGCGTAGCGACCGTATCGCCAAGTACAACCAGTTGCTGCGCATCGAAGAGGATCTCGGCGATATCGCTTCGTATCCGGGCAAGGAAACGTTCTACAATCTGCGCTAATTCCGTTTCCCCGGGAAGTTAGGGTCTGATTTCGGACAGCAGAGACTTCCCGGAATTCTTGCCAGGCGAAAGCATGCGAATGGTGACCTTGGTACTGGTGCTGCTCTTGGTGGTCATCCAGTATCCGCTCTGGTTCGGCCACGGTGGTTGGTTGTACGTGCACGAACTGCGCGACGAGCTGAGCGCCGAACAGCAGAAGAACGAGCAGTTGAAGGAACGTAATGATCGCCTTGCCGGCGAAGTGCAGGATTTGCAGGACGGCACGGCAGCGATCGAAGAACGTGCTCGTTTCGAACTGGGCATGGTCAAGGACGGCGAGTTGTTCGTGCAATTCGTGGGTGCAGATGGCGCAAGCGCTCCGCAAGGGGCGTCCGGTGCTGATGCACCGCTCGTCTCATCGACCGAACCGGCCCATAAGACGGTAGCTGCCGCGCCGCCGCCACCGCCGCCGCAGTCCAAGGGGCGGGCGCAGGCGGGGCACAAGACGCAGCGTCACTGATCTGATCGCGGCGCGCCGACGCCGGCAATCACGCGAACGAGTGCGGTAGAACGAGAAAGGCGCTCCCTTGGGGGAACGCCTTTTGCATTGGGGCCGGCTTGCCGCGGCGTCGCTCAGAAGCCGACGCTCACACCCACGCCCGAACGCGGACCATACCACCCCGGGCCATACCAACCGGGACCATACCACCCCGGACCATACCAACCGGGTCCGCCCCAGCCACCGTAAAAGTAGGTATTACCGTTGTAGCTGCGAATGGCGTCGTCCAGCGCCCGCTGGGCGCGTTCGCGCTCGATGGCGGTTTCCTGCTCGTCGTAGATGCGTTTGTTCAGGCGCGTCAGGTCCTGCTTTTGCGCGTCCGTCATGACGGGTGTGCCGTCCTGACCTTGCATGGTTTGCGGCAAACGCGCCGACGGCGCGTCGGGCGGCGGCAGTCGAAGCTGCGCGCAACCGGTGGCGAGCGTCAGCGCGAACAGGCAGAGCGTGCCAATGACCACACGAACCGAAGCGCCGCGTGGCCGCAGCGCGAGCGGGTGAGAAAGCGCGTGGGATGAGAGTCGGGACATGGAACGATCAGTGCTGTCCGGCCGGCGCGGCGTGCGGCGGTTCCGTGAAGAGCTGCGCGGCGTCCACCTTGTCGAACTGGTATGTCTGGCGACAGAACTCGCATGCGACTTCCACGTTCGGACGCTCGTCGAACACGCTCATGACTTCGGCTTCGCCCAGCGTGCGCAACATATTGGCCACGCGCTCGCGCGAACAGGTGCAGCGAAACGCCGTCGGCTGTGGATCGAACACGCGCACCGTTTCT
This is a stretch of genomic DNA from Pandoraea faecigallinarum. It encodes these proteins:
- the eno gene encoding phosphopyruvate hydratase: MSAIVDIIGREVLDSRGNPTVECDVLLESGVMGRAAVPSGASTGSREAIELRDGDKSRYLGKGVQKAVEHINTEISEAIMGLDAAEQAFLDKTLIELDGTDNKSRLGANAMLAVSMAVAKAAAEEAGLPLYRYFGGSGAMQMPVPMMNIVNGGAHANNSLDIQEFMVMPVGQSSFREALRCGAEIFHALKKLIADKGMSTAVGDEGGFAPNFASNEECLTTIQQAVENAGYRLGDDVLLALDCASTEFFKNGKYELAGEGLSLSSEEFADYLANLCDKFPIVSIEDGMSEDDWAGWKILTDKLGKKVQLVGDDLFVTNTKILKQGIEQGVANSILIKINQIGTLTETFAAIEMAKRAGYTAVVSHRSGETEDSTIADIAVGTNAGQIKTGSLSRSDRIAKYNQLLRIEEDLGDIASYPGKETFYNLR
- the ftsB gene encoding cell division protein FtsB, producing the protein MRMVTLVLVLLLVVIQYPLWFGHGGWLYVHELRDELSAEQQKNEQLKERNDRLAGEVQDLQDGTAAIEERARFELGMVKDGELFVQFVGADGASAPQGASGADAPLVSSTEPAHKTVAAAPPPPPPQSKGRAQAGHKTQRH